In Gammaproteobacteria bacterium, a genomic segment contains:
- a CDS encoding ParA family protein — MANILALANQKGGVGKTTTAVNLAASLGAINRRVLIIDLDPQGNATMGCGVDKHALDFTSGDVLLRKAKITDAIVQVEGAAYAVLPTNSDQTVAEIELITATEREFRLKQALESVTNKFDYVFIDCPPALNTLTVNALVAADGVIIPMQCEYYALEGLSALVSTIERIKQTANPDLQITGLLRTMFDPRNNLANDVSNQLISHFGERVFETVIPRNVRLAEAPSHGLPVLLYDKSSRGALAYLSLAGELLRRDRRVAAARSSGNSERTRAV, encoded by the coding sequence TCTCGCCGCGTCGTTGGGCGCGATCAACCGTCGCGTGCTCATTATAGATCTGGACCCGCAGGGCAACGCCACCATGGGTTGCGGTGTGGACAAGCATGCACTCGACTTTACCAGCGGTGACGTGCTGCTGCGCAAGGCCAAAATCACTGATGCCATCGTGCAGGTCGAGGGCGCCGCCTACGCGGTGTTGCCCACCAACAGCGATCAAACCGTTGCGGAGATCGAACTCATTACGGCCACCGAGCGCGAGTTCAGACTGAAGCAGGCGCTGGAGTCGGTGACGAACAAGTTCGATTACGTCTTCATCGATTGCCCGCCAGCGCTCAATACTTTAACCGTCAACGCACTGGTGGCAGCAGACGGCGTGATCATTCCAATGCAATGCGAATACTACGCGCTGGAGGGGCTGTCGGCGCTGGTCAGTACCATCGAGCGCATAAAACAAACGGCCAATCCCGATTTGCAAATTACGGGACTGCTGCGCACCATGTTCGACCCGCGCAATAATCTGGCCAACGATGTATCGAATCAGCTCATCTCGCATTTTGGCGAGCGGGTGTTCGAGACCGTGATCCCGCGCAACGTCCGCCTGGCCGAGGCGCCGAGTCACGGTCTGCCGGTGTTGCTGTACGACAAGTCTTCGCGCGGCGCGCTCGCCTATCTGTCACTGGCGGGCGAGCTGCTGCGCAGGGATCGGCGCGTCGCCGCCGCGCGGTCATCGGGCAACTCCGAGCGTACGCGGGCGGTATGA